The sequence below is a genomic window from Barrientosiimonas humi.
GGGCGAGATCCACGAGATCGAGGGCGAGTACGGCTTCTTCAGCCCGCACAGCTGGTGGCCGCTGTTCCTCGGCGCCTCGTGCGCGATCGTCTTCCTCGGCGCTGCCGTGGGCTGGTGGCTGGTCATCCTCGGCTTCCCGCTCGTGGTGCTGTCGACCCTCGGCTGGACCTTCGAGTACTTCCGCGGCGAGAACGCCATCTGAGCCTTCCGTACGCGCGTGACGTCCCGGGTCGATATCGACCCGGGACGTTCGCGTTTTGCGCCAAGCGGGTCGAGTGGGCCCCGCGAGGAACGAGCGGGCCGTATCGAGACCCCCAAGCCGCCAAGCGTGCCTATCGGGTCGATACCGACCCCACCTGCCCGCCTCACGCCCCGAGAGCGTGCCGTATCGGGTCGATACCGACCCCACCTGCCCGCGGCGTACGCCGACGTCCCGGGCAGCCCGCCCCTTGGCTGCGCGTGCGCTGCCCGCCGACAAGCGTGCGGGCCGGCCGAAAACGTACAGTTGCCCCGTGGTGGCGATGAGTCGGGCCGAGTTCGAGGACGAGGCGGGCCAGGCCCTGGACCTGATCCCGCCGGAGCTGCTCGCGCGGCTGCAGAACATCGCGATCCTCGTCGAGGACGACCCGCCCGTCGACCAGCCGAACCTGCTGGGGCTCTACGTCGGTGTCCCGCTGCCGGAGCGCACCGACTCCTGGGCCTACGGCAGCCTGCCCGACCGGATCACCCTGTTCCAGCGTCCGCTGGAGCGGATCAGCGCCACCCGCGAGGAGCTGCGCGAGCAGATCGCCGTCACCGTGGTGCACGAGATCGGGCACTACTTCGGCATCGACGACGACCGGCTGCACGAGCTCGGCTGGGGCTGAGCCGACCCCGACGTACGTTCGCCGCCCGACCCGACGTACGCCCACCGCCGGCCACCGGACAACGCGAACGGCCCCGCCCGGCCGAAGCCGGGCGGGGCCGTGTCCCGCAGGGGAGCGTCGCTCAGTGGCGGTCGGCGCGCTGCGTCTGGTGGTCGTAGGCGGTCCCTTCGCGGACCTCCTCCGCGCCACCGTGCAGCTCACCCTCGAAG
It includes:
- a CDS encoding cytochrome c oxidase subunit 4; protein product: MKVEFKLFAILTVFYIVMGFIYMLWTGGSEPVGAVGLFLTAGMCAMIGGYVYVTARKLDPRPDDDPEGEIHEIEGEYGFFSPHSWWPLFLGASCAIVFLGAAVGWWLVILGFPLVVLSTLGWTFEYFRGENAI
- a CDS encoding metallopeptidase family protein, which produces MVAMSRAEFEDEAGQALDLIPPELLARLQNIAILVEDDPPVDQPNLLGLYVGVPLPERTDSWAYGSLPDRITLFQRPLERISATREELREQIAVTVVHEIGHYFGIDDDRLHELGWG